The region GATCTGCGCCAATTCGTGAAAGCGCATTTCTGGATGCCGGAGGACTACTCCAAAGCGTACGTCTCCAATCCGGAGAACTCGTTAAAAGAGCATATCGACCAGTTGTGGCCGATCCTCACCCGCGAGCCACAGGATCACATTCCGTGGTCTTCCCTGCTGCCGCTGCCGCAGGCTTACATTGTGCCCGGCGGGCGATTCCGCGAGACCTACTACTGGGATTCCTACTTCACCATGCTTGGCCTTGCAGAGAGCGGGCGCGATGATTTGCTGCGCTGTATGGCGGATAACTTCGCGTGGATGATTGAGCGTTACGGTCATATTCCGAACGGCAACCGCACCTATTACCTGAGCCGCTCGCAGCCACCCGTTTTCGCGCTGATGGTTGAGCTGTTTGAAGAGGACGGCGTACGCGGTGCGCGACGCTACCTTGATCATCTGTTAATGGAGTACGCGTTCTGGATGGATGGCGCCGAATCGCTGGCACTGAACCAGGCGTACCGCCACGCGGTGCGTATGCCGGACGGTTCGTTGCTCAACCGTTACTGGGACGACCGCGACACGCCGCGTGATGAATCCTGGCTTGAGGACGTTGAAACGGCGCGTCATTCCGGGCGACCGGCAAGTGAAGTCTATCGCGATTTGCGCGCGGGTGCGGCTTCCGGCTGGGACTACTCCTCACGCTGGCTGCGCGATGCGCAACGGCTGGCGAGCATTCGCACCACGCAGTTCATCCCGATTGATTTGAACGCGTTTCTGTTCAAACTGGAAAGCGCTATTGCCAATATTTCCGGGCTGAAAGGCGACAGAGAACGCGAAGCGCTGTTCCGCCAGAAAGCGAGCGATCGCCGCGCGGCGGTAAACCGCTATCTGTGGGATGACGAGAATGGCTG is a window of Enterobacter sp. R4-368 DNA encoding:
- a CDS encoding alpha,alpha-trehalase; translated protein: MFNQKLQSAESVEFVIEEEIVYETDPCELKLDEMIEAEPEPEMIEGLPASDALTPADRYLELFEHVQSSRIFADSKTFPDCAPKMDPLDILIRYRKIKRKPEFDLRQFVKAHFWMPEDYSKAYVSNPENSLKEHIDQLWPILTREPQDHIPWSSLLPLPQAYIVPGGRFRETYYWDSYFTMLGLAESGRDDLLRCMADNFAWMIERYGHIPNGNRTYYLSRSQPPVFALMVELFEEDGVRGARRYLDHLLMEYAFWMDGAESLALNQAYRHAVRMPDGSLLNRYWDDRDTPRDESWLEDVETARHSGRPASEVYRDLRAGAASGWDYSSRWLRDAQRLASIRTTQFIPIDLNAFLFKLESAIANISGLKGDREREALFRQKASDRRAAVNRYLWDDENGCYRDYDWRREQMALFSAASIVPLYVGMATHEQAERLADAVKARLLTPGGILATEYETSEQWDKPNGWAPLQWMAIQGFKMYGNDSLGNEIAHSWLQTVNHYYQQHHKLIEKYHIASSTPREGGGGEYPLQDGFGWTNGVVRRLIGLYGEP